The Acuticoccus sediminis DNA segment GCCTCGAACATCTCGGCATGGCGCGGGTGGGGCTCGCCGATCACCACCGTCTCCATCATGGCGACGTGGTAGTGGCGGTAGACGCCGGCGAACTCCAGGGTGAGCTGGTCGTTGGCGTCGAGCGCGCGGCGGCCGGAGGCGTAGCGCACCAGCAGCGCCTTCTCGCCCGAGCCGATGATGAACTCGTTTGCCGGATAGTCGCCGCCGCCCGCCAGCACGGCACCCTGCATCGCGGCGAGGATCGCGCCCTCGTCGGCGCCGGGCTTCACGAGGGCGAGGCCCGATGTCAGCGCCTCGTCGGCGAGCTGGCCGGCCCTTCGCACGTACTCGATCTCCGCCGGGCTCTTCACGCTGCGCAGCTCGGGGATGATCGTCGACGCCTCGACGAGGGTGCCGAAGCTCTCGAGCTGCTCCTGGACGCGCTTGCCGTTCTTCGCGGTGAGGCCGTGGGTGTCGGTCTCGATGCCGAGGCGGCAGCCGAGGAGGTCCATCTCGAAGAGGTGGTCCTTCAGCGCCTTGGCGGGATCCGAGCCGGCACGGTCGGCCCAGACGATGATCTCGTCGATGATCGAGGTCTGCCGCGCCTGCCTGAGGTCCGCCGAACGCGTGATCAGCGCCAGTCGGCGGTTCTTGGTGACGACGAGGCACTGGAAGAAGACGAAGCCGAACGTGTCGTAGCCGGTCAGCCAGTACATGCTCTCCTGGGAGAAGAGGAGCATGGCGTCCAGACGGTGCTCCGCCATCTCGGCCTGCAGCCGGTCCATCCGCGCGTCGAATTCGTCGCAGGTAAAGTGCAGAGCCATGGGTCAGGCCTCCAGTGAGATGGCGCTGAGGAGGCTGCCTTGGCCGGCCTCCTTGCGGTGGGTGCGCCGACGATACGAGTAGAAGCGCGTCTCGTCCGTGTACGTGTCGCAGGCGAGGTTCTCGACCGCGCCGACGCCGGCGTGCCGCAGCCGCGCGGTGACGTAGGCGGGGAGATCGAACATCAGCCGTCCCTCGGTCTGCGAGGGGACGAAGAAGGGGGCGGTGTCGATGCCGCGCGGCGTGTCGCTGGCGAGCGAATCGCGCAGTTCCGGTCCGACCTCGTAGGAGGGCTGGGCGATGGTCGGGCCGATGGCGACGACGATGTGGTCCGCCTCGGCGCCGGCGCCCAGCATCGCGGCGAGGGTCGCCTCCAGGATGCCGCCGACGGCGCCGCGCCAGCCGGCGTGGGCGGCACCGACGACACCGTTGCGCTCGTCCGCGAAGAGGACCGGCGCGCAGTCGGCGGTGCGGATGCCGAGGGCGATGCCGGGGACGGCCGTCACCATGGCGTCCCCCTCGGGCCGGTCGAGGCTCGGGCCGGCGACAGTGTGGGCGATCGCCGAGTGCGTCTGGAAGAGCATCACGAGGTGATCGCGCGCAACGCCCATGTGGGATGCGACCCGGTTGAGGTTCTCGGCCACCGCGACCTGATCGTCGGCCGATCCGGTGCCGGTGTTGAGCGAGGCGTAGATGCCGGTCGACACGCCGCCCTCACGGGTGAAGAAGGCATGGCGAACCCGCGGCAGCGCAAGGCTTTCGGCCGAAATCGGCTCCGGCGGACGGATCACGGGCGGCACCCTCGTTGCTGGGTCAATCGGCCGCTCCTATCAGTCAGCCGGGCCGTTCACAACCTGGAAGCCGGGGGGAGGGGCCGGCCGGGCGGTGATCGCCAGCGCCTTGAAGAGGGTCCCCATTTCCCCCTCGCCAGCGCCGGCGAGGCGGCGCACCACGGCCTCGATCATCGCCCGCTCGTCGTCGCCGGCGCGCGAGCCCAGCGCGCCGGCCCGCTGCAGCAGGCCGAGGTTGACGAGGAAGTCGCCCTGGTCGACCGGGCCGTGGGCGACCGCTCCGGCGCTGGTCGCCGCCGTCGCGAGCGCGGTGAAGTCGACGTGGGCGGAGAGGTCCGACTCGCCGGGCCGGTCGAGGACGTCCACGTGCTGGTGGCCGCGCACGGCCTGCAGCGTCTCGCCGAAGCCGGTGGTGGCGTCGGGCGTGCCGGCGGTGGCGTAGCCGTAGTCGATGACGAGCGCCGAACCGACGTCG contains these protein-coding regions:
- the pgeF gene encoding peptidoglycan editing factor PgeF; this translates as MIRPPEPISAESLALPRVRHAFFTREGGVSTGIYASLNTGTGSADDQVAVAENLNRVASHMGVARDHLVMLFQTHSAIAHTVAGPSLDRPEGDAMVTAVPGIALGIRTADCAPVLFADERNGVVGAAHAGWRGAVGGILEATLAAMLGAGAEADHIVVAIGPTIAQPSYEVGPELRDSLASDTPRGIDTAPFFVPSQTEGRLMFDLPAYVTARLRHAGVGAVENLACDTYTDETRFYSYRRRTHRKEAGQGSLLSAISLEA
- a CDS encoding M24 family metallopeptidase translates to MALHFTCDEFDARMDRLQAEMAEHRLDAMLLFSQESMYWLTGYDTFGFVFFQCLVVTKNRRLALITRSADLRQARQTSIIDEIIVWADRAGSDPAKALKDHLFEMDLLGCRLGIETDTHGLTAKNGKRVQEQLESFGTLVEASTIIPELRSVKSPAEIEYVRRAGQLADEALTSGLALVKPGADEGAILAAMQGAVLAGGGDYPANEFIIGSGEKALLVRYASGRRALDANDQLTLEFAGVYRHYHVAMMETVVIGEPHPRHAEMFEAADAALSEVREAMRPGHTFGDVYDAHARVLHERGMGSFRLNACGYSLGAAFTPSWMQWPMFYPANPAKIVPNMVLFAHMILLDSESGTAMTLGRTFLTTDADPEPLSALAPRMLTK